One Thermosphaera aggregans DNA segment encodes these proteins:
- a CDS encoding DUF1122 family protein: MAGEGLDCLEVFKTLKPFETRIVARKGRFPEEVNHEVYLGLGETWVRLLAVKKFNGRPPFYRGWVEIFHILPEVYVKKFRYVYVNSPEEESLVKCLASQLSPGEKMFIEYVYDDETYKALEAGVPPPLTRLGYMLLENGFTWFKNWYFAEGFMEGSPKLQGEKPLDENHRARQLREICGEAEEFLEAAGKRSYEPSREGFLANAVERARRIIEKCSPG, translated from the coding sequence GTGGCTGGGGAAGGCTTGGACTGCTTAGAGGTTTTCAAAACCCTGAAACCCTTCGAAACTAGGATAGTGGCTAGAAAGGGGAGGTTTCCCGAGGAGGTTAACCACGAGGTATACCTGGGGCTGGGGGAGACCTGGGTTAGGCTGCTGGCTGTGAAGAAGTTCAACGGTAGACCTCCCTTCTACCGGGGATGGGTTGAAATATTCCACATCCTCCCCGAGGTCTATGTTAAAAAGTTTAGATACGTCTACGTGAACTCGCCAGAGGAGGAGAGCCTGGTCAAGTGCTTAGCAAGCCAGCTCTCCCCAGGGGAGAAGATGTTTATCGAGTACGTTTATGATGATGAAACATACAAGGCTCTCGAAGCAGGCGTCCCCCCGCCCCTAACACGCCTAGGCTACATGCTCCTTGAAAACGGCTTCACATGGTTCAAGAACTGGTACTTCGCAGAAGGATTCATGGAGGGCAGCCCTAAGCTCCAGGGTGAGAAACCGCTGGATGAGAACCACAGGGCCCGCCAGCTACGTGAAATCTGCGGCGAGGCCGAGGAGTTCCTGGAAGCAGCCGGAAAGAGGTCCTATGAGCCGAGCAGGGAGGGCTTCCTGGCGAATGCTGTTGAAAGGGCTCGGAGAATAATCGAGAAATGCTCACCGGGCTAA
- a CDS encoding 2-oxoacid:ferredoxin oxidoreductase subunit beta: MEPRWSYKSNVWPDWCPGCGNFGILTALLKALEELSLDPSQTVIVSGIGCSGKTPHFVNVNGVHTLHGRAIPFATGIKLANPGLKVIVHGGDGDLLGIGAGHFVALGRRNIDVTVILHDNGVYGLTKGQASPTLPLKARTKSLAKPNIQQPVNPVLLALSSGYTFVARGYAFDGAYLKNLIKMAVQHRGAAFIDVLQPCITFNDVYTADFYRKAVYKLESDPGWDPVVKTSEEASVKLMRAVEKSLEWGDRIPVGVFYVNPHVSTFEERLGERLRKYPVQNPSNTPIESAGKPVLSQEAFEKMFKEFIVRVSGTQGR; this comes from the coding sequence ATGGAGCCTAGGTGGAGCTACAAGTCCAACGTCTGGCCTGACTGGTGCCCCGGTTGCGGGAACTTCGGAATACTGACAGCGCTGTTGAAAGCCCTGGAGGAGCTGAGCCTTGATCCTTCGCAAACAGTAATAGTCTCAGGCATCGGGTGCTCGGGTAAAACACCCCACTTCGTCAACGTCAACGGCGTCCACACTCTCCACGGGAGGGCAATACCTTTCGCAACAGGGATTAAGCTGGCCAACCCCGGGCTGAAGGTTATTGTCCACGGGGGTGATGGAGACCTGCTGGGCATAGGCGCAGGGCACTTCGTAGCCCTGGGGAGGAGGAATATCGACGTAACGGTAATACTACACGACAACGGCGTCTACGGTTTAACCAAGGGGCAGGCCTCGCCAACACTGCCTTTGAAAGCCAGGACGAAGTCGCTGGCTAAGCCGAATATTCAGCAACCGGTTAACCCGGTTCTCCTCGCCCTCTCATCAGGCTACACGTTCGTTGCAAGAGGCTACGCTTTCGACGGAGCGTACTTAAAGAACTTGATCAAAATGGCTGTTCAACACCGCGGGGCAGCGTTCATAGATGTCCTACAGCCCTGTATAACATTCAACGACGTGTACACTGCTGACTTCTACAGGAAAGCAGTCTACAAGCTTGAAAGCGATCCTGGATGGGACCCTGTTGTGAAAACATCCGAGGAAGCCAGTGTTAAGCTGATGCGGGCTGTTGAGAAGAGCCTTGAATGGGGTGATAGAATACCGGTAGGAGTGTTCTACGTCAACCCGCACGTGTCAACCTTTGAGGAGAGGCTTGGCGAGAGGCTGAGGAAATACCCGGTTCAAAACCCCTCTAACACGCCTATAGAGTCAGCCGGGAAGCCTGTGCTGAGCCAGGAGGCTTTCGAGAAAATGTTCAAGGAGTTCATAGTAAGGGTTTCGGGGACGCAGGGGAGGTAG